In one uncultured Methanobrevibacter sp. genomic region, the following are encoded:
- a CDS encoding PH domain-containing protein, with amino-acid sequence MLFNKNDKIANEKIIYQTKPNMLLGCKKAIFGVILLIVVLSVASPIISFIGEMQVYLISYVKLSLTRYAAIALFVIILFIILYIIGQLINWYYMEYILTDSRIIVKSGVLYTKKNYMPYGTIQDVSSSQSIMAKILNVGTISVYSAYDNNQMKLANISNVSEVEDIIFSRISNHTQEYHSNNFTRDRLYKHNNIQKREYHPNNDYYESYKEDYSQNFYLDDNENYESYDDYYEKEPSRNYEYYPEELNFEEEKRHNYEYEPYHDDYLERNIGEAIDNLDNDYPDRNQYNETMNDYSYGDEDYYVENEGELYYNDPDNQDTQLEETHHHQANDSKETIIRRHFDKFKK; translated from the coding sequence ATGTTGTTCAATAAAAATGATAAAATAGCTAATGAAAAAATTATTTATCAAACTAAACCTAATATGCTTTTAGGATGTAAAAAGGCTATTTTCGGGGTTATTTTGTTAATAGTTGTTTTATCTGTTGCATCACCAATTATTTCTTTCATTGGTGAAATGCAAGTGTATTTAATATCTTATGTTAAGTTATCTTTAACTAGATATGCTGCTATAGCACTCTTTGTAATTATTCTTTTTATTATTTTGTACATAATAGGACAATTGATTAACTGGTATTATATGGAATATATTTTAACAGATTCAAGAATTATTGTTAAATCTGGTGTACTTTATACTAAAAAAAATTACATGCCTTATGGAACAATTCAGGATGTAAGTAGTTCTCAAAGTATTATGGCTAAAATATTAAATGTTGGAACAATTTCGGTTTATAGTGCTTATGATAATAATCAGATGAAATTAGCTAATATTTCTAATGTTAGTGAAGTGGAAGATATAATTTTTTCAAGAATATCTAATCACACTCAGGAGTATCATTCAAATAATTTTACTCGTGATAGATTATATAAACATAATAATATTCAAAAAAGAGAGTATCATCCTAATAATGATTATTATGAATCTTATAAAGAAGATTATTCTCAGAACTTTTATTTGGATGATAATGAAAATTATGAATCTTATGATGACTATTATGAAAAAGAACCAAGTAGAAATTATGAATATTATCCTGAAGAATTGAATTTTGAAGAAGAAAAAAGACATAATTATGAATATGAACCTTATCATGATGACTATTTGGAAAGAAATATTGGGGAAGCTATTGATAATCTGGATAATGATTATCCAGATAGAAACCAGTATAATGAAACTATGAATGATTATTCTTATGGTGATGAAGATTATTATGTTGAAAATGAAGGTGAACTTTATTATAATGATCCAGATAATCAAGACACTCAACTTGAAGAAACTCACCACCACCAAGCAAATGATTCTAAGGAAACTATTATTAGAAGACATTTTGATAAATTTAAAAAGTAA
- a CDS encoding TIGR01177 family methyltransferase has product MELLCIQSQEHDELPLAELNAVVKCENMKLDISKITDGLILLTDISNETLDNYYQTLVKRLGYTHEVDEIILKSSLDTLEDDILSIEWNKYISKTFAVRVKRFNSSIDTVATERNVGSLILSKSTNIKVNLNKPDSLIRLIAYENTVYIAIEKFKLNKKHFEEIKPHKRPFFYPGSMSPKLARCMVNLSRAKSGDLVLDPFCGTGGILIEAGLIGCKVVGSDVNWKMKNGSAINLEYCGITDYRTFNVDVRELKMYEKVDSVVTDPPYGISTSTGDVNGDEIFNEFFRSIYDNMKDDAYLCMASPHYVDLNPMIAEVGFELVEQYKIKMHRSLTRVISVIHKKNI; this is encoded by the coding sequence ATGGAATTACTATGTATACAGTCTCAGGAACATGATGAATTACCTCTTGCAGAATTAAATGCAGTTGTTAAATGTGAAAATATGAAGTTAGATATATCTAAAATAACTGATGGTTTAATTCTATTAACTGATATTTCTAATGAAACTTTAGATAATTATTATCAAACACTTGTAAAAAGATTAGGATACACTCATGAGGTTGATGAAATAATATTAAAATCTTCTTTAGATACCTTAGAAGATGATATTTTATCTATTGAATGGAACAAATATATATCTAAAACTTTTGCAGTAAGAGTTAAAAGATTTAATTCTTCAATTGACACAGTAGCTACTGAAAGGAATGTTGGATCATTAATTTTATCTAAATCTACTAATATAAAAGTAAATTTAAATAAACCCGATTCATTAATAAGATTAATTGCTTATGAAAATACTGTTTATATAGCTATTGAAAAATTTAAACTTAATAAAAAACATTTTGAAGAAATAAAACCTCATAAAAGACCATTTTTTTATCCAGGTTCAATGAGTCCTAAATTAGCTAGATGTATGGTTAACTTATCACGTGCGAAATCTGGAGATTTAGTTTTAGATCCATTTTGTGGAACCGGAGGAATTCTTATTGAAGCTGGTTTAATTGGATGTAAAGTTGTGGGATCTGATGTTAATTGGAAAATGAAAAATGGGAGTGCAATTAACTTAGAATATTGTGGAATAACTGATTATCGAACTTTTAATGTTGATGTTCGTGAACTTAAAATGTATGAAAAAGTAGATAGTGTAGTTACAGATCCACCTTATGGAATTTCTACTTCAACTGGTGATGTTAATGGAGATGAAATATTCAATGAATTTTTCCGTTCTATTTATGATAATATGAAAGATGATGCATATTTGTGTATGGCAAGTCCACATTATGTTGATTTAAATCCTATGATTGCTGAAGTTGGATTTGAATTAGTTGAGCAATATAAAATTAAAATGCATAGAAGTTTAACAAGAGTGATTTCAGTTATTCATAAGAAAAATATTTAG